Below is a genomic region from Rubrobacter aplysinae.
GCCCCGAGCGGGGCACCGGCCGGACAGGCAGCGAGCCCGGTCGGCGATGAACGTCAACGGGCCGGGCTTGGCCGTGTCCTACGGGGCCCGACAGAGTCCCCGGGCCCTCCGCAGGCCGGAAGGAGGTGAACGGGAACAGCGGATAGCCACCCTCTCTGCTTCAGTCACCCTTACCGGGGGCCGCCCTCCGGGCACTCCAGAACCCGTGACCCCGGAACGTAAACGCGTTACTTGCCGGAGGCCTCGGCAGAGCCCCCTCGGCCAGGGGAGCGCGCTGGTTACCGCAGCCCGGGCAGGCCGGCTCCGGAAGCCCTTGCGGACGCGGGGCTATCCCCCCTGGAAGAACAACCAGACGGCGGCCAGCAGCCCGTAGGATATGATCCCCACCCTGAGCGTCCGGTCTCTTACTCTCTGGGCCAGCCTGGCCCCCGTCTGGCCGCCGACGAGCGAGGCGAGGCCCAGGATCGCCACCGCCTGCCAGGCCACCGGGGTCAGCAGCGCGAAACTGACGGCGGAGGCCGTACCGATCACGAGCTGCAGGATGGCTTTGAGAGCATTGAGCCGCTGCAGCGTATCTTCGAGGGTCAGCCCGAGCGCCGCCAGCACGGCCACGCCGAGCGCGGCGCTAAAGTAGCCGCCGTAGACCGAAGCCGCGGCCTGCCCCAGATACGCGCCGAGCCGGAGGTTCTTCCCCGCGCCCGAGCCTC
It encodes:
- a CDS encoding sulfite exporter TauE/SafE family protein codes for the protein GYRKGLGGQARRVLLLAPVCAAGGFVGVLLVRVSSQSAFTRIVPFLVLAACALLAVQPLVSRLRAGGSGAGKNLRLGAYLGQAAASVYGGYFSAALGVAVLAALGLTLEDTLQRLNALKAILQLVIGTASAVSFALLTPVAWQAVAILGLASLVGGQTGARLAQRVRDRTLRVGIISYGLLAAVWLFFQGG